A single region of the Duganella sp. BuS-21 genome encodes:
- a CDS encoding UvrD-helicase domain-containing protein, whose amino-acid sequence MSTNVPVFGLNLPQSQAVTYLDGPCLVLAGAGSGKTRVITQKIAHLIEDRGYDPRTIAALTFTNKAALEMQERIAKLLKQPKQAKQLTVSTFHSLGVKILRQECNALGLKDRFSIMDADDCGSLIQDMAITTDKQVVRRIQTHISLWKNGLIDPGKALDQAKDEDEAQSARIYASYVATLSAYQAVDFDDLIRLPVELFRDHDAVRDKWQRRLRYLLMDEYQDTNTCQYELVKLMVTGIGKKPMFTAVGDDDQAIYAWRGASVENLKTLQTDFPDLQVIKLEQNYRSTTRILQAANAVIGNNPKLFEKSLWSEHGLGEPINVLGMANDDQEAEQIAIMISADHFQRKNKWSDYAILYRGNHQARIIEQALRKERIPYTISGGQSFFDKAEIKDIISYLRLLANTDDDPAFIRAVTTPRRGVGQSTLETLGTFSGQWQCSLFEAVFKGGIEGLLPDRQLNPLRDFCNFINNLEARASRPGPSGSGDNAAQVLDDMLEAISYENFLYDMFDERAAQSKWQNVMEFVNWLKDRGRGGKDRDGEEKNVLELTQMVALMSMLEGQDEDPDAVRMSTLHASKGLEYPHVFLVGVEEGILPHKGDADAPAESIAARVQEERRLMYVGITRAQRTLQITWCKKRKRGGEQVHCDPSRFIKEMKLDEGTAVPMESEVITPKERLARMKELLATPKT is encoded by the coding sequence ATGTCCACCAACGTTCCCGTGTTCGGCCTCAATTTGCCGCAGAGCCAGGCTGTTACCTACCTGGATGGTCCTTGTCTCGTGCTGGCCGGCGCCGGCTCGGGCAAAACACGCGTGATCACCCAGAAAATCGCCCATTTGATCGAGGATCGCGGCTATGATCCGCGCACCATCGCGGCGCTGACCTTCACCAACAAGGCGGCGCTGGAGATGCAGGAGCGGATCGCCAAGCTGCTCAAGCAGCCCAAGCAGGCCAAGCAGCTGACCGTGTCCACCTTCCACTCGCTGGGGGTGAAGATCCTGCGCCAGGAGTGCAACGCGCTGGGCCTGAAGGACCGTTTTTCCATCATGGATGCCGACGACTGCGGTTCGCTGATCCAGGACATGGCCATCACCACCGACAAGCAGGTGGTACGCCGCATCCAGACCCACATCTCGCTGTGGAAGAACGGCCTGATCGATCCGGGCAAGGCGCTGGACCAGGCCAAGGACGAGGACGAGGCGCAGTCGGCGCGCATCTACGCCAGCTATGTGGCCACGCTGTCGGCCTACCAGGCGGTGGATTTCGACGACCTGATCCGCCTGCCGGTGGAACTGTTCCGCGACCACGATGCCGTGCGCGACAAGTGGCAGCGCCGCCTGCGCTATCTGCTGATGGACGAGTACCAGGACACCAACACCTGCCAGTATGAACTGGTGAAGCTGATGGTGACGGGCATCGGCAAGAAGCCGATGTTCACCGCCGTGGGCGACGACGACCAGGCCATCTACGCCTGGCGCGGCGCGTCGGTGGAAAACCTGAAGACCTTGCAGACCGACTTCCCCGACCTGCAGGTCATCAAGCTGGAGCAGAACTACCGCTCGACCACGCGCATCCTGCAGGCGGCCAACGCGGTGATCGGCAACAATCCCAAACTGTTCGAGAAATCACTGTGGTCGGAGCACGGCCTGGGCGAGCCGATCAATGTGCTGGGCATGGCCAACGATGACCAGGAAGCCGAGCAGATCGCCATCATGATTTCGGCCGACCATTTCCAGCGCAAGAACAAGTGGTCGGACTATGCGATTCTGTATCGCGGCAACCACCAGGCGCGCATCATCGAGCAGGCCTTGCGCAAGGAACGCATTCCGTACACGATTTCCGGCGGCCAGTCCTTCTTCGACAAGGCCGAGATCAAGGACATCATCAGCTACCTGCGCCTGCTGGCCAATACCGACGACGATCCTGCCTTCATCCGCGCCGTGACCACGCCGCGCCGTGGCGTCGGCCAGTCGACGCTGGAAACGCTGGGCACCTTCTCGGGACAGTGGCAGTGCTCGCTGTTCGAGGCCGTGTTCAAGGGCGGCATCGAAGGTCTGCTGCCGGACCGGCAACTGAATCCGCTGCGCGACTTCTGCAACTTCATCAACAACCTCGAAGCGCGCGCCAGCCGGCCGGGGCCGAGCGGCAGCGGCGACAACGCTGCGCAGGTGCTGGACGACATGCTTGAAGCGATCAGCTACGAAAACTTTTTATACGATATGTTCGACGAGCGCGCGGCCCAGAGCAAGTGGCAGAACGTGATGGAGTTCGTCAACTGGTTGAAGGATCGCGGGCGCGGCGGCAAGGACCGCGACGGCGAGGAAAAGAACGTGCTGGAGCTGACCCAGATGGTGGCGCTGATGTCGATGCTGGAAGGCCAGGACGAAGATCCGGATGCGGTGCGCATGTCGACCCTGCACGCGTCCAAGGGGCTGGAGTATCCGCATGTGTTCCTGGTCGGCGTCGAGGAAGGCATCCTGCCGCACAAGGGCGATGCCGATGCGCCGGCCGAGTCGATCGCGGCGCGGGTGCAGGAAGAGCGGCGCCTGATGTACGTCGGCATCACGCGCGCGCAGCGCACGCTGCAGATCACCTGGTGCAAGAAGCGCAAGCGCGGCGGCGAGCAGGTGCATTGCGATCCGTCGCGCTTCATCAAGGAGATGAAGCTGGACGAAGGCACGGCCGTGCCGATGGAATCCGAGGTGATCACGCCCAAGGAGCGGCTGGCACGCATGAAGGAACTATTAGCCACACCGAAGACCTAG
- a CDS encoding M3 family metallopeptidase produces MTRPHMLVIAAALGVAFSQTVLAAPAATAALAGNPLATVSSLPFHYPAFDKIKDEHFTPAFTEGMRQQLKEIQAIANNKAAPSFDNTIVAMEKSGALLTRVQTVFYNLQGANTNDKLDAIDSAMSPKLAAHSDAIYLNARLWARVKSLYDKRDALKLDAEAKHLLERYHTDFVRAGARLSPADQEKLKVINGDIATLQTAFTQNVLKETNASGLVVDSRAELAGMSDAAIDAAAAAAKAKGMDGKFLVAVVNTSGQPPLAELTNRAVREKLMALSLARGSHGGEFDSRELVLKIAKARADKAVLLGYANFAAYSLEDQTAHDTTAVNKLLGELAKPAVNNAKKEAADLQAVVDAEKGGFQISAGDWAYYTDKVRAQRFAFDENQLKPYFELDNVLVNGVFYAANKLYGLSFKERKDLPVYNPDVRVFDVFDADGKQLAIFLADMYARSNKQGGAWMNEYISQSALLGTKSVVANHLNIPKPPAGEPTLLTYDEVKTAFHEFGHALHGMFSNVKYPRFSGTSVPRDFVEYPSQVNEMWAVWPEVLANYAKHYKTGAPMPQALLDKVIASKKFNQGFTTTEYLAASLLDQRWHQLTPSQIPTDVLGFEAQSLKDMGVDFAPVPPRYRTTYFSHSFSGGYSAGYYAYLWSEKLDADTVEWFKENGGLQRKNGDWFRAKLLSRGGTDDAMNLFRNFRGRDPVIEPLLDRRGLK; encoded by the coding sequence ATGACCCGTCCCCACATGCTTGTCATCGCCGCCGCGCTCGGCGTGGCGTTTTCGCAAACCGTACTGGCCGCGCCGGCAGCGACGGCGGCGCTCGCCGGCAATCCGCTGGCCACCGTCAGCAGCCTGCCGTTCCACTATCCGGCCTTCGACAAGATCAAGGACGAGCACTTCACGCCGGCCTTCACCGAAGGCATGCGCCAGCAACTGAAGGAAATCCAGGCCATCGCCAACAACAAGGCGGCGCCGAGCTTCGACAACACCATCGTGGCGATGGAAAAGTCCGGCGCGCTGCTGACCCGCGTGCAGACAGTGTTCTACAACCTGCAAGGCGCCAACACCAACGACAAGCTGGACGCGATCGACAGCGCCATGTCGCCCAAGCTGGCCGCGCATAGCGACGCCATCTACCTGAACGCCAGGCTGTGGGCGCGCGTGAAGTCGCTGTACGACAAACGCGACGCGCTGAAGCTGGACGCCGAAGCCAAGCACCTGCTGGAACGCTACCACACCGATTTCGTGCGCGCCGGCGCCCGGCTGTCGCCTGCCGACCAGGAAAAACTGAAGGTCATCAACGGCGACATCGCCACCCTGCAAACCGCCTTCACCCAGAACGTACTGAAGGAAACCAATGCCTCCGGCCTGGTGGTCGACAGCCGCGCCGAGCTGGCCGGCATGAGCGACGCCGCCATCGACGCCGCCGCCGCTGCGGCCAAGGCCAAGGGCATGGACGGCAAATTCCTGGTCGCGGTGGTCAACACCAGCGGCCAGCCGCCGCTGGCCGAGCTGACCAACCGCGCCGTGCGCGAAAAGCTGATGGCGCTGTCGCTGGCGCGCGGCAGCCATGGCGGCGAGTTCGATAGCCGCGAGCTGGTGCTGAAGATCGCCAAGGCGCGCGCCGACAAGGCCGTGCTGCTGGGCTACGCCAACTTCGCCGCCTACTCGCTGGAAGATCAGACCGCGCACGACACCACCGCCGTCAACAAGCTGCTGGGCGAACTGGCCAAGCCGGCCGTCAACAACGCGAAGAAGGAAGCAGCCGATCTGCAGGCCGTGGTCGACGCGGAAAAAGGCGGTTTCCAGATCAGCGCCGGCGACTGGGCCTACTACACCGACAAGGTGCGCGCGCAGCGTTTCGCCTTCGACGAGAACCAGCTCAAGCCCTACTTCGAACTGGATAATGTGCTGGTCAACGGCGTGTTCTACGCCGCCAACAAGCTGTATGGCCTGAGCTTCAAGGAGCGCAAGGATCTGCCGGTGTACAACCCGGACGTGCGCGTGTTCGACGTGTTCGACGCCGACGGCAAGCAGCTGGCCATCTTCCTGGCCGATATGTACGCCCGCTCCAACAAACAGGGCGGCGCATGGATGAACGAGTACATCTCGCAATCGGCGCTGCTGGGCACCAAGTCGGTGGTGGCCAACCACCTGAATATTCCGAAGCCGCCGGCCGGCGAGCCTACGCTGCTGACCTACGATGAAGTGAAGACCGCCTTCCACGAATTCGGCCACGCGCTGCACGGCATGTTCTCCAACGTGAAGTACCCGCGCTTCTCCGGCACCAGCGTGCCGCGCGATTTCGTCGAGTACCCGTCGCAGGTGAACGAGATGTGGGCCGTCTGGCCGGAAGTGCTGGCCAACTACGCCAAGCATTACAAGACCGGTGCGCCGATGCCTCAGGCGCTGCTGGACAAGGTCATCGCGTCGAAGAAATTCAACCAGGGCTTCACCACCACCGAATACCTGGCCGCATCGCTGCTGGACCAGCGCTGGCACCAGCTGACCCCGAGCCAGATCCCGACCGACGTGCTGGGCTTCGAGGCGCAGTCGCTGAAGGACATGGGCGTGGACTTCGCGCCGGTGCCGCCGCGCTACCGCACTACCTACTTCTCGCATAGCTTCTCGGGCGGCTACTCGGCCGGCTACTACGCCTACCTGTGGTCGGAAAAGCTCGACGCCGACACCGTTGAATGGTTCAAGGAAAACGGCGGCCTGCAACGCAAGAACGGCGACTGGTTCCGCGCCAAGCTGCTGTCGCGCGGCGGCACCGACGACGCCATGAATCTGTTCCGCAATTTCCGCGGCCGCGATCCCGTGATCGAACCGCTGCTGGATCGCCGTGGCCTGAAATAA
- a CDS encoding M3 family metallopeptidase: MIRTNVIIAASVAAVFSVAHAAEPASMLPASNPFSKASTLPFAYPAFDKIKNEDYAPAFEEGMRQQAVEIEAIANNKKPASFDNTIVAMEKSGQLLSRVSSVFGNLSGANTNDTFKALERELSPKLAAHSDAIRLNGKLYARIKSLYDKRDKLHLDSESKYLLERYHTDFVRAGAQLSDADKQKLKAMNGELAKLQTTFAQNVLEEANDSALVVDTREELAGMSAKAIDAAAAAAKAKGKEGKFLIPVVNTTGQASLSVLTNRAVREKLMALSLARGSHGGKFDNTQVVLSIAKLRAEKAALMGYPNFAAYALADQTAHDTDAVNKILAELTRPAVANAKKEGAEIQAVINKENGGFELAAQDWSLYSDKVKAERFNFDQNELRPYFELNNVLTNGVFFAANKVYGLSFKERKDLPVYNPDVRVFDVFDADGKQLAIFIADFYARSNKRGGAWMNAYVSQSSLMGTRPVVANHLNVPKPNDGEPTLLTYDELRTLFHEFGHALHGMFSNVKYPRFAGTRVPRDYVEFPSQVNEMWSVWPEVLSNYAKHYQTGAPMPQALLDKVIASKKFNEGFRTTEYLAASILDQKWHQLSPSQIPTDVLGFEAAALKSAGVDYAPVPPRYRTTYFSHTFAGGYSAGYYGYVWAEKLDADAVEWFIENGGPLRKNGDYFRKMLLSKGGTMDAMQMYRNFRGRDAKIEPLLERRGLTEK, translated from the coding sequence ATGATTCGCACCAATGTCATCATCGCCGCCAGTGTGGCGGCAGTTTTCAGCGTCGCCCACGCGGCCGAACCGGCCTCCATGCTGCCGGCCTCGAATCCGTTCTCCAAGGCCAGCACCCTGCCGTTCGCCTACCCGGCCTTCGACAAGATCAAGAACGAAGACTACGCACCAGCGTTTGAAGAAGGCATGCGCCAGCAGGCCGTCGAGATCGAAGCCATCGCCAACAACAAGAAGCCGGCCAGCTTCGACAACACCATCGTGGCGATGGAAAAATCGGGCCAGTTGCTGTCGCGCGTATCTAGCGTGTTCGGCAACCTGTCCGGCGCCAACACCAACGACACCTTCAAGGCGCTGGAGCGCGAGCTGTCGCCGAAACTGGCCGCACACAGCGACGCGATTCGCCTGAACGGCAAGCTGTACGCCCGCATCAAGTCGCTGTACGACAAACGCGACAAGCTGCACCTCGACAGCGAATCGAAGTACCTGCTGGAGCGCTACCACACCGACTTCGTACGCGCCGGCGCGCAGCTGTCGGACGCCGACAAGCAGAAACTGAAAGCCATGAACGGCGAACTGGCCAAGCTGCAAACCACCTTCGCGCAGAACGTGCTGGAAGAAGCCAACGACTCGGCGCTGGTGGTCGACACCCGTGAAGAACTGGCCGGCATGTCGGCCAAGGCGATCGACGCCGCCGCAGCCGCCGCCAAGGCCAAGGGCAAGGAAGGCAAGTTCCTGATCCCGGTGGTGAACACCACCGGCCAGGCCAGCCTGTCCGTGCTGACCAACCGCGCCGTGCGCGAAAAGCTGATGGCGCTGTCGCTGGCGCGCGGCAGCCACGGCGGCAAGTTCGACAACACCCAGGTGGTGCTGTCGATCGCCAAGCTGCGCGCGGAAAAAGCGGCGCTGATGGGCTACCCGAACTTCGCCGCCTACGCGCTGGCCGACCAGACCGCCCACGACACCGATGCCGTCAACAAGATCCTGGCCGAGCTGACCCGCCCGGCCGTCGCCAACGCCAAGAAGGAAGGCGCCGAGATCCAGGCCGTCATCAACAAGGAAAACGGCGGCTTCGAACTGGCCGCGCAGGACTGGTCGCTCTACAGCGACAAGGTCAAGGCCGAGCGTTTCAACTTCGACCAGAACGAACTGCGCCCGTATTTTGAGCTGAACAACGTGCTGACCAACGGCGTGTTCTTTGCCGCCAACAAGGTGTACGGCCTGTCGTTCAAGGAGCGCAAGGACCTGCCGGTGTACAACCCGGACGTGCGCGTGTTCGACGTGTTCGACGCCGACGGCAAGCAGCTGGCCATCTTCATCGCCGACTTTTACGCGCGTTCCAACAAGCGCGGCGGCGCCTGGATGAATGCCTACGTCTCGCAATCGTCGCTGATGGGTACCCGTCCGGTGGTGGCCAACCACCTCAACGTGCCGAAGCCGAACGACGGCGAGCCGACCCTGCTGACCTACGACGAACTGCGCACCCTGTTCCACGAATTCGGCCACGCGCTGCACGGCATGTTCTCGAACGTGAAATACCCGCGCTTCGCCGGCACCCGCGTGCCGCGCGACTACGTCGAATTCCCGTCGCAGGTCAACGAAATGTGGTCGGTGTGGCCTGAAGTGCTGAGCAACTACGCCAAGCACTACCAGACCGGCGCGCCGATGCCTCAGGCACTGCTGGACAAGGTGATCGCGTCGAAGAAATTCAACGAAGGTTTCCGCACCACCGAGTACCTGGCGGCCTCGATCCTGGACCAGAAATGGCACCAGCTGAGCCCATCGCAGATCCCGACCGACGTGCTGGGCTTCGAAGCGGCCGCGCTGAAATCGGCCGGCGTCGACTACGCGCCGGTGCCGCCGCGCTACCGCACCACCTACTTCTCGCACACCTTCGCCGGCGGCTACTCGGCCGGTTACTACGGCTACGTGTGGGCGGAGAAGCTGGATGCCGACGCGGTCGAATGGTTCATCGAAAACGGCGGCCCGCTGCGCAAGAACGGCGACTACTTCCGCAAGATGCTGCTGTCGAAAGGCGGCACCATGGACGCGATGCAAATGTACCGCAACTTCCGCGGCCGCGACGCCAAGATCGAACCGCTGCTGGAACGCCGTGGCTTGACCGAGAAGTAA
- a CDS encoding VF530 family protein, whose amino-acid sequence MNNQLHGVTLEAIVTRLYEYYGWEQLAQRIDINCFSSDPSIKSSLKFLRKTPWARAQVEELYLATKF is encoded by the coding sequence ATGAACAACCAACTGCACGGCGTCACGCTGGAAGCGATCGTGACGCGCCTGTACGAGTATTATGGCTGGGAGCAACTGGCGCAGCGGATCGATATCAACTGCTTCAGCAGCGATCCGAGCATCAAGTCCAGCCTGAAATTCCTGCGCAAGACGCCGTGGGCCAGGGCGCAGGTGGAAGAACTCTACCTGGCCACCAAATTCTAA
- a CDS encoding PAAR domain-containing protein, with product MERAVICKGDPTSHGGKVLEGNELLTTNGRSVAQKGHMTICPQCKGTYPIAEGLDSTPTPASARRWTA from the coding sequence ATGGAGCGCGCAGTGATCTGCAAGGGCGACCCGACCTCGCACGGCGGCAAGGTCCTCGAAGGCAACGAACTGCTCACCACCAACGGCCGCTCGGTGGCGCAAAAGGGCCACATGACGATCTGCCCGCAGTGCAAGGGCACCTATCCGATAGCCGAAGGGCTCGATTCCACACCTACGCCGGCATCGGCACGACGGTGGACGGCATGA
- a CDS encoding DUF4404 family protein gives MDSNLKTSLKTLHANLAHAGPIDEELQELLRQLDGDIKTLLERGAEPPEGETSTFGLAERTQELSAKFAVKHPQLEPALRELGTILSNMGI, from the coding sequence ATGGACAGCAATCTGAAAACCTCGCTCAAGACCCTGCACGCCAACCTGGCCCATGCCGGCCCGATCGACGAGGAGCTGCAGGAACTGCTGCGCCAGCTCGACGGCGACATCAAGACCCTGCTCGAACGCGGCGCCGAGCCGCCCGAAGGCGAAACCTCGACCTTCGGCCTGGCCGAGCGCACCCAGGAGCTGTCGGCCAAGTTCGCCGTCAAGCACCCGCAGCTGGAGCCGGCCCTGCGCGAACTGGGCACCATCCTGTCGAACATGGGAATTTAA
- a CDS encoding cache domain-containing protein: MRTQSFAALVLACALLPVAHADDLVTKPEAEAMVGKALKYLKGNGKDKLYAEVSKKDGQFVDRDLYLTVYGNDGVVRAHGANAKMIGKNLMEIKDVDGKYFVKERVELAKKNKPFWQEYKFTNPVSGKIEPKAMYCVPEDDMVVCGGVYLK, encoded by the coding sequence ATGCGGACGCAATCTTTTGCTGCTCTCGTTTTGGCCTGTGCGCTGCTGCCGGTGGCGCATGCGGACGATCTGGTCACCAAGCCCGAAGCCGAGGCCATGGTCGGCAAGGCCCTCAAGTATTTGAAGGGTAACGGCAAGGACAAGCTGTATGCCGAGGTCAGCAAGAAAGACGGCCAGTTCGTCGACCGCGATTTGTACCTGACGGTGTACGGCAACGACGGCGTGGTGCGCGCGCACGGCGCCAATGCCAAGATGATCGGCAAAAACCTCATGGAAATCAAGGACGTCGACGGCAAGTACTTCGTCAAGGAGCGGGTCGAGCTGGCCAAGAAAAACAAGCCGTTCTGGCAGGAGTACAAATTCACCAATCCCGTCAGCGGCAAGATCGAGCCCAAGGCCATGTACTGCGTGCCGGAGGACGACATGGTGGTATGCGGCGGGGTCTATCTCAAGTAA
- a CDS encoding SRPBCC family protein yields MTTNTVQLHRVLKSTADRVYRAFLDPDALAKWLPPHGFIGKVHEMDAQVGGKYRMSFTNHTTGGSHSFGGEYLELVPGQTLRYSAQFDDPNLPGQMQTTVTLRDIFCGVEIKVVQEGIPAMIPTEACYLGWQESLTLLAQLTEAEIRE; encoded by the coding sequence ATGACCACCAATACCGTACAACTGCACCGCGTGCTCAAGTCCACCGCCGACCGGGTTTACCGCGCCTTCCTCGATCCCGATGCGCTGGCCAAATGGCTGCCGCCGCACGGCTTCATCGGCAAGGTACACGAGATGGATGCGCAAGTCGGCGGCAAGTACCGCATGTCGTTCACCAATCACACCACCGGCGGCAGCCATTCCTTCGGCGGCGAATACCTGGAACTGGTGCCGGGCCAGACGCTGCGCTACAGCGCCCAGTTCGACGATCCCAATCTGCCGGGCCAGATGCAGACCACCGTCACCCTGCGCGACATCTTCTGCGGCGTGGAAATCAAAGTGGTCCAGGAGGGTATCCCGGCCATGATCCCTACCGAAGCCTGCTACCTCGGCTGGCAGGAATCGCTGACCCTGCTGGCGCAGCTGACCGAAGCGGAAATCCGCGAGTAG
- a CDS encoding TMEM175 family protein, whose translation MGKGRLEAFSDGVIAIIITIMVLELKVPHGADFDALLPLLPVFLSYVLSFIYVGIYWNNHHHLIHAVTKTTGGVLWANLHLLFWLSLIPFVTSWTGEHHFAAVPLACYGFVLFMSSFAYLILVRCLEANNEVLKDALGSDRKGKISMLLYLLGLGLSLVVPLLGFSVYVLVAIIWFIPDRRIESRYKEK comes from the coding sequence GTGGGCAAAGGCAGGTTGGAAGCATTCAGCGATGGCGTCATCGCGATTATCATCACGATCATGGTGCTGGAGCTGAAGGTGCCGCATGGCGCCGACTTCGACGCGCTGCTGCCTTTGCTGCCGGTGTTCCTGAGCTATGTGCTCAGTTTTATCTACGTCGGCATCTACTGGAACAACCACCACCATCTGATCCACGCGGTGACCAAAACCACCGGCGGCGTGCTGTGGGCCAATCTGCACCTGCTGTTCTGGCTGTCGCTGATTCCCTTCGTTACCAGCTGGACCGGCGAACATCATTTCGCGGCCGTGCCGCTGGCCTGCTACGGCTTCGTGCTGTTCATGTCCAGCTTCGCTTACCTGATCCTGGTGCGCTGCCTGGAGGCCAACAACGAGGTGCTGAAGGATGCGCTCGGCAGCGACCGCAAGGGCAAGATCTCGATGCTGCTGTACCTGCTCGGCCTCGGCCTGTCGCTGGTCGTGCCCCTGCTGGGCTTCAGCGTCTACGTGCTGGTGGCGATCATCTGGTTCATCCCCGACCGCCGGATCGAATCGCGCTACAAGGAAAAATAG
- a CDS encoding GGDEF domain-containing protein, whose amino-acid sequence MLVVAGALLAVMGKVQQAARRAQIGVVAQAAGWVLLLASSLMVPGSWSDRLLSTLSMAGIAGGMAYSAVAFDLWCGRLATSRAPAVIAVVMTLGYGIGFDHYAFRVGWANGWLTLQLAMVAAALCRQPLVPVGRWRWLLVTSLLVQMAVTACRGVLGAFYTEQFASFFAPHPANLLFALAANVTVVMSVVGILLAHRDEAARELERLACTDGVTGALNRRAWMVESVEIVAESQRLQLPLCVMLLDLDHFKQINDTHGHETGDKALQLFVRGMHAVGGERNLICRYGGEEFCVLKRGADLAAIRAYDDRLRAWLVDAAPRQLGVTLSYSAGIAVLLDQHDTVEAMLRRADSLLYSAKMLGRNLTLDEEGLAAQIQ is encoded by the coding sequence ATGCTGGTCGTCGCCGGTGCGTTGCTGGCGGTGATGGGAAAAGTGCAGCAGGCCGCGCGCCGGGCGCAGATCGGCGTCGTGGCGCAGGCCGCCGGCTGGGTGCTGTTGCTGGCTTCCAGCCTGATGGTGCCCGGTTCGTGGAGCGACCGCCTGCTGTCCACCTTGTCGATGGCCGGCATCGCCGGCGGCATGGCTTACAGCGCCGTCGCCTTCGACCTGTGGTGCGGCCGTCTCGCCACCTCGCGCGCGCCGGCCGTGATCGCGGTGGTGATGACGCTGGGCTATGGCATCGGCTTCGACCACTACGCCTTCCGCGTCGGCTGGGCCAACGGCTGGCTGACCCTGCAACTGGCGATGGTGGCGGCGGCGCTGTGCCGCCAGCCGCTGGTGCCGGTCGGCCGCTGGCGCTGGTTGCTGGTGACGTCGCTGCTGGTGCAGATGGCGGTGACCGCGTGTCGCGGCGTACTGGGCGCGTTCTATACCGAGCAGTTCGCCAGCTTTTTCGCGCCGCACCCGGCCAACCTGCTGTTTGCCTTGGCCGCCAACGTGACGGTGGTGATGTCGGTGGTCGGCATCCTGCTGGCGCACCGCGACGAAGCCGCGCGCGAGCTGGAGCGCCTGGCCTGCACCGACGGCGTCACCGGCGCCCTGAACCGGCGTGCGTGGATGGTGGAATCGGTCGAGATTGTGGCCGAGAGCCAGCGTCTGCAACTGCCGCTGTGCGTGATGCTGCTGGACCTCGATCACTTCAAGCAAATCAACGACACCCATGGCCACGAGACGGGCGACAAGGCGCTGCAGCTGTTCGTGCGGGGCATGCACGCGGTCGGCGGCGAGCGCAACCTGATCTGTCGCTACGGCGGCGAAGAATTCTGCGTGCTCAAGCGTGGCGCCGACCTGGCCGCCATCCGCGCCTATGACGACCGGCTGCGGGCTTGGCTGGTGGACGCCGCGCCGCGCCAGCTCGGCGTCACGCTCAGCTACAGCGCCGGCATCGCCGTCCTGCTGGACCAGCACGACACGGTGGAAGCCATGCTGCGCCGCGCCGATTCGCTGCTCTACAGCGCCAAAATGCTGGGCCGCAACCTGACGCTGGATGAAGAAGGCCTGGCGGCGCAAATCCAGTAG
- a CDS encoding heme-degrading domain-containing protein, translated as MENYAELLDTLAQQEKELQFTAFNSDTALALGLKLVDLARAGGKSITINITVNNKVLFHHAMQGASADQADWIRRKNNVVARFGRCSFYIGIEHKHRGVAFDEIKYLDPQEYAANGGAFPITLKHTGIIGTVTVSGLRQAEDHALVVEALRAVLA; from the coding sequence ATGGAAAACTACGCAGAACTGCTGGACACGCTGGCGCAGCAGGAAAAGGAATTGCAATTCACCGCCTTCAACAGCGACACCGCGCTGGCGCTGGGTTTGAAGCTGGTCGACCTGGCACGCGCCGGCGGCAAAAGCATCACCATCAATATCACGGTCAACAACAAGGTGTTGTTCCACCACGCGATGCAGGGCGCTTCGGCCGACCAGGCGGACTGGATACGGCGCAAGAACAATGTGGTGGCGCGCTTCGGCCGCTGCTCGTTCTACATCGGCATCGAGCACAAGCATCGCGGCGTGGCGTTCGATGAAATCAAATACCTCGATCCGCAAGAATACGCGGCCAACGGCGGCGCCTTCCCGATCACCCTCAAGCACACCGGCATCATCGGCACCGTCACCGTCTCAGGCCTGCGCCAGGCCGAAGACCACGCGCTGGTGGTCGAAGCGCTGCGCGCAGTGTTGGCCTGA
- a CDS encoding SlyX family protein, with protein sequence MSTNEDRFIEIEIKLAHQEHLVETLGQRVYEQQQQIDKLEQMCAVLVQRVREHAQGSGGGHLPHERPPHY encoded by the coding sequence GTGAGCACGAACGAAGACCGCTTCATCGAGATAGAAATCAAGCTGGCCCACCAGGAGCACCTGGTGGAAACGCTGGGCCAACGCGTCTACGAGCAACAGCAGCAGATCGACAAGCTGGAGCAGATGTGCGCGGTGCTGGTCCAGCGCGTGCGCGAACACGCGCAAGGCAGCGGCGGCGGCCACCTCCCCCACGAGCGCCCGCCGCACTACTGA